From the genome of Acidobacteriota bacterium, one region includes:
- a CDS encoding PilN domain-containing protein, translating into MIRVNLLTSVQDRTTIVDGRSRNGPPAAAVALPGLALVLAAWWFWSLHGQAAELTRGLANAEAALAGLTPVVDAVRGAEALRADLAAQVARIEALHDRRGDPARLLDRLSRALPNGLWLSEVRQEPAAVVVRGRAVAPAAVSDYAAALEDSASPDARVEIVGSRREESFGGQEAVVFEVRMRLPAAGDP; encoded by the coding sequence ATGATTCGCGTCAATCTGCTCACCTCGGTACAGGACCGGACGACGATCGTCGACGGCCGATCTCGGAACGGGCCGCCCGCCGCTGCGGTGGCACTGCCGGGGCTGGCTCTGGTTCTGGCGGCCTGGTGGTTCTGGTCCTTGCATGGGCAAGCCGCGGAGCTGACCCGGGGGCTCGCGAACGCGGAGGCGGCCTTGGCGGGCCTCACCCCGGTCGTCGACGCAGTGCGCGGCGCCGAGGCGCTGCGGGCCGACCTTGCCGCGCAGGTGGCCCGCATCGAAGCGCTGCACGATCGCCGCGGCGATCCGGCGCGGCTCCTCGACCGGCTGAGTCGCGCTCTTCCGAACGGTCTGTGGCTGAGCGAGGTACGCCAGGAGCCGGCCGCGGTGGTCGTGCGGGGACGCGCCGTCGCGCCGGCCGCGGTATCCGACTACGCCGCGGCACTGGAGGACTCGGCGTCTCCCGATGCCAGGGTCGAAATAGTGGGCTCCCGCCGGGAAGAGTCGTTCGGCGGGCAGGAGGCGGTCGTCTTCGAGGTCAGGATGCGCCTGCCGGCGGCCGGGGATCCATGA